One window from the genome of Saimiri boliviensis isolate mSaiBol1 chromosome 2, mSaiBol1.pri, whole genome shotgun sequence encodes:
- the LTK gene encoding leukocyte tyrosine kinase receptor isoform X2 — MGRWGLLLGWFGAAGAILCSCSQEPFLQSSPRPLSSPSPLDPKVSSPPSSLQPTSQLNSRGIEGSWLFNTCGASGRHGPTQTQCDGAYAGTSVVVTVGASGHLRGVQLWRVPSPGQYLISAYGAAGGKGAKNHLSRAHGVFVSAIFSLSLGESLYILVGQQGEDACPGGSPESQLVCLGESRAVEEHAATDGSEGALESRRWAGGGGGGGGATYVFRVRASELEPLLVAAGGGGRAYLRPRDRGRILAVPEKLENRLEAPGSGGRGGAAGGDASETDNLWADGEDGVSFMHPSSELYLQPLAVTESHGEVEIRRHLNCSHCLSRDCQWQAELQLAECLCPEGMELAVDNITCVDLHNPPGPLVLMVAVVATSTLSLLMVCGVLILDGAWPSPVLGSASRCHRGFPSQCHSAQTLPELCSPQDELDFLMEALIISKFSHQNIVRCVGLSLRAAPCLILLELMSGGDMKSFLRQSRPHVGQPSPLVMRDLLQLAQDIAQGCHYLEENHFIHRDIAARNCLLSCTGPSRVAKIGDFGMARDIYRASYYRRGDRALLPVKWMPPEAFLEGVFTSKTDSWSFGVLLWEIFSLGYMPYPGSTNQEVLDFVVAGGRMDPPRGCPGPVYRIMTQCWQHQPELRPSFASILEHLQYCTQDPDVLNSPLQMELGPTPEEEGASGLGNRSLECLRPPQPQELSPEKLKSWGGSSLGPWLSSGLKPLKSRGLQPQDLWNPTYRS; from the exons ATGGGCCGCTGGGGCCTGCTGCTGGGATGGTTCGGAGCCGCGG GCGCCATTCTCTGCTCCTGCTCCCAGGAGCCTTTTCTGCAGTCCTCGCCCCGGCCGCTGTCAAGTCCCAGCCCCCTGGACCCGAAAGTCAGCAGCCCGCCTAGTAGCTTGCAGCCAACCTCCCAGCTGAATTCTCGGG GCATCGAGGGTTCTTGGCTGTTTAATACCTGCGGGGCCAGTGGCAGGCATGGGCCCACACAAACACAATGTGACGGGGCGTACGCGGGGACCAGCGTGGTGGTGACCGTGGGGGCCTCCGGGCATCTGAGAGGCGTGCAGCTGTGGCGCGTGCCGAGCCCCGGCCAGTATCT GATCTCAGCTTACGGAGCTGCGGGCGGCAAAGGCGCCAAGAACCACCTGTCGCGGGCGCATGGCGTCTTCGTCTCAGCAATCTTCTCCCTCAGTCTCGGAGAGTCGCTGTACATTCTGGTGGGGCAGCAGGGAGAGGACGCCTGTCCTGGA GGTAGCCCGGAGAGCCAGCTAGTCTGCCTCGGGGAGTCTCGAGCCGTTGAAGAACACGCGGCGACGGATGGGAGCGAAGGGGCCCTGGAGTCGCGGCGCTGGGCAGGAGGTGGCGGGGGTGGCGGGGGCGCCACCTACGTTTTTCGG GTGCGCGCCAGCGAGCTGGAACCGCTGCTGGTGGCGGCCGGAGGTGGCGGTCGGGCCTACCTGAGGCCGCGGGACCGAGGCCGGATTCTGGCCGTCCCAGAGAAACTGGAGAACCGCTTGGAGGCGCCCGGGAGCGGCGGGAGAGGCGGGGCGGCAG GGGGTGATGCTTCAGAGACTGACAACCTCTGGGCTGATGGGGAAGATGGAGTATCCTTCATGCACCCCAGCAGCGAGCTCTACCTGCAGCCTCTGGCAG TCACGGAGAGCCATGGAGAGGTAGAGATCCGAAGGCATCTCAACTGTAGTCACTGCCTTTCAAGAGACTGTCAATGGCAGGCAGAGCTCCAGTTGGCTGAATGCCTGTGCCCAGAGGGCATGGAGCTAGCTGTGGATAACATCACCTGCGTGG ACCTGCACAACCCCCCAGGCCCTCTGGTTCTGATGGTGGCTGTGGTGGCAACCTCGACATTGAGCCTCCTTATGGTGTGTGGGGTCCTGATTCTGG ATGGGGCTTGGCCCAGCCCAGTCCTGGGCTCTGCCTCCAGGTGTCACCGAGGTTTCCCCAGCCAATGTCACTCTGCTCAG ACCCTGCCAGAACTCTGCTCTCCTCAGGATGAGCTGGATTTCCTCATGGAGGCACTTATCATCAG CAAGTTTAGCCATCAGAACATCGTGCGGTGTGTGGGGCTCAGCCTCAGGGCCGCCCCTTGCCTCATTCTGCTGGAACTGATGTCTGGAGGGGACATGAAGAGTTTCCTGAGGCAGAGTCGGCCGCACGTG GGCCAGCCATCACCTCTGGTCATGCGGGACCTACTGCAACTGGCCCAGGACATAGCCCAGGGCTGCCACTACCTGGAGGAAAATCACTTCATCCACAG GGATATTGCTGCCCGGAACTGCCTGCTGAGCTGCACTGGGCCCAGCCGAGTGGCCAAGATTGGGGACTTCGGGATGGCACGAGATATCTACCG GGCCAGTTATTACCGCAGGGGGGACCGGGCCTTGCTCCCAGTCAAGTGGATGCCCCCAGAGGCCTTCCTGGAGGGTGTCTTCACATCCAAAACAGATTCCTG GTCTTTTGGGGTGCTGCTCTGGGAGATCTTCTCACTGGGCTACATGCCCTATCCTGGGAGCACCAACCAGGAGGTGCTGGACTTCGTCGTTGCAGGGGGCCGGATGGACCCTCCTAGGGGCTGCCCAGGGCCCGT GTACCGCATCATGACCCAGTGTTGGCAGCACCAGCCTGAGCTCCGCCCCAGCTTTGCCAGCATCTTGGAGCATCTTCAGTACTGCACTCAG GACCCGGATGTGCTCAATTCACCCCTGCAGATGGAGCTGGGGCCCACCCCAGAGGAGGAAGGGGCTTCTGGGCTGGGAAACAGGTCTTTGGAGTGCCTAAGACCGCCACAGCCCCAGGAACTGAGTCCAGAGAAGTTGAAAAGCTGGGGAGGTAGCTCTCTTGGCCCCTGGCTGTCCTCTGGCCTCAAGCCCCTCAAATCCAGGGGCCTCCAACCTCAGGACCTTTGGAATCCCACATATCGCTCCTGA
- the LTK gene encoding leukocyte tyrosine kinase receptor isoform X1 has protein sequence MGRWGLLLGWFGAAGAILCSCSQEPFLQSSPRPLSSPSPLDPKVSSPPSSLQPTSQLNSRGIEGSWLFNTCGASGRHGPTQTQCDGAYAGTSVVVTVGASGHLRGVQLWRVPSPGQYLISAYGAAGGKGAKNHLSRAHGVFVSAIFSLSLGESLYILVGQQGEDACPGGSPESQLVCLGESRAVEEHAATDGSEGALESRRWAGGGGGGGGATYVFRVRASELEPLLVAAGGGGRAYLRPRDRGRILAVPEKLENRLEAPGSGGRGGAAGGGGGWTSRAPSLQAGRSLQEGAEGGQGCSEAWAMLGWAAAGGFGGGGGACTAGGGGGGYRGGDASETDNLWADGEDGVSFMHPSSELYLQPLAVTESHGEVEIRRHLNCSHCLSRDCQWQAELQLAECLCPEGMELAVDNITCVDLHNPPGPLVLMVAVVATSTLSLLMVCGVLILVKQKWQSLWGMRLPIPELELSKLRTSAIRTAPNPYYCQMGLGPAQSWALPPGVTEVSPANVTLLRALGHGAFGEVYEGLVTGLPGDSSPLQVAIKTLPELCSPQDELDFLMEALIISKFSHQNIVRCVGLSLRAAPCLILLELMSGGDMKSFLRQSRPHVGQPSPLVMRDLLQLAQDIAQGCHYLEENHFIHRDIAARNCLLSCTGPSRVAKIGDFGMARDIYRASYYRRGDRALLPVKWMPPEAFLEGVFTSKTDSWSFGVLLWEIFSLGYMPYPGSTNQEVLDFVVAGGRMDPPRGCPGPVYRIMTQCWQHQPELRPSFASILEHLQYCTQDPDVLNSPLQMELGPTPEEEGASGLGNRSLECLRPPQPQELSPEKLKSWGGSSLGPWLSSGLKPLKSRGLQPQDLWNPTYRS, from the exons ATGGGCCGCTGGGGCCTGCTGCTGGGATGGTTCGGAGCCGCGG GCGCCATTCTCTGCTCCTGCTCCCAGGAGCCTTTTCTGCAGTCCTCGCCCCGGCCGCTGTCAAGTCCCAGCCCCCTGGACCCGAAAGTCAGCAGCCCGCCTAGTAGCTTGCAGCCAACCTCCCAGCTGAATTCTCGGG GCATCGAGGGTTCTTGGCTGTTTAATACCTGCGGGGCCAGTGGCAGGCATGGGCCCACACAAACACAATGTGACGGGGCGTACGCGGGGACCAGCGTGGTGGTGACCGTGGGGGCCTCCGGGCATCTGAGAGGCGTGCAGCTGTGGCGCGTGCCGAGCCCCGGCCAGTATCT GATCTCAGCTTACGGAGCTGCGGGCGGCAAAGGCGCCAAGAACCACCTGTCGCGGGCGCATGGCGTCTTCGTCTCAGCAATCTTCTCCCTCAGTCTCGGAGAGTCGCTGTACATTCTGGTGGGGCAGCAGGGAGAGGACGCCTGTCCTGGA GGTAGCCCGGAGAGCCAGCTAGTCTGCCTCGGGGAGTCTCGAGCCGTTGAAGAACACGCGGCGACGGATGGGAGCGAAGGGGCCCTGGAGTCGCGGCGCTGGGCAGGAGGTGGCGGGGGTGGCGGGGGCGCCACCTACGTTTTTCGG GTGCGCGCCAGCGAGCTGGAACCGCTGCTGGTGGCGGCCGGAGGTGGCGGTCGGGCCTACCTGAGGCCGCGGGACCGAGGCCGGATTCTGGCCGTCCCAGAGAAACTGGAGAACCGCTTGGAGGCGCCCGGGAGCGGCGGGAGAGGCGGGGCGGCAG GTGGAGGGGGCGGCTGGACGTCGCGGGCTCCCTCTCTGCAGGCGGGCCGCTCACTGCAGGAGGGGGCGGAGGGCGGCCAGGGCTGCTCCGAGGCTTGGGCAATGCTTGGCTGGGCCGCGGCCGGCGGCTTtgggggcggcggcggggcctGCACTGcgggcggaggcggcggcggctaCCGGG GGGGTGATGCTTCAGAGACTGACAACCTCTGGGCTGATGGGGAAGATGGAGTATCCTTCATGCACCCCAGCAGCGAGCTCTACCTGCAGCCTCTGGCAG TCACGGAGAGCCATGGAGAGGTAGAGATCCGAAGGCATCTCAACTGTAGTCACTGCCTTTCAAGAGACTGTCAATGGCAGGCAGAGCTCCAGTTGGCTGAATGCCTGTGCCCAGAGGGCATGGAGCTAGCTGTGGATAACATCACCTGCGTGG ACCTGCACAACCCCCCAGGCCCTCTGGTTCTGATGGTGGCTGTGGTGGCAACCTCGACATTGAGCCTCCTTATGGTGTGTGGGGTCCTGATTCTGG TGAAGCAGAAGTGGCAGAGCCTGTGGGGGATGAGGCTGCCGATCCCTGAGCTTGAGTTGAGCAAGCTTCGGACCTCTGCCATCAGGACAGCCCCCAATCCTTATTACTGCCAGATGGGGCTTGGCCCAGCCCAGTCCTGGGCTCTGCCTCCAGGTGTCACCGAGGTTTCCCCAGCCAATGTCACTCTGCTCAG AGCCCTGGGCCATGGTGCCTTTGGGGAGGTGTATGAGGGACTGGTAACTGGCCTTCCTGGGGACTCCAGTCCCCTGCAGGTGGCTATCAAG ACCCTGCCAGAACTCTGCTCTCCTCAGGATGAGCTGGATTTCCTCATGGAGGCACTTATCATCAG CAAGTTTAGCCATCAGAACATCGTGCGGTGTGTGGGGCTCAGCCTCAGGGCCGCCCCTTGCCTCATTCTGCTGGAACTGATGTCTGGAGGGGACATGAAGAGTTTCCTGAGGCAGAGTCGGCCGCACGTG GGCCAGCCATCACCTCTGGTCATGCGGGACCTACTGCAACTGGCCCAGGACATAGCCCAGGGCTGCCACTACCTGGAGGAAAATCACTTCATCCACAG GGATATTGCTGCCCGGAACTGCCTGCTGAGCTGCACTGGGCCCAGCCGAGTGGCCAAGATTGGGGACTTCGGGATGGCACGAGATATCTACCG GGCCAGTTATTACCGCAGGGGGGACCGGGCCTTGCTCCCAGTCAAGTGGATGCCCCCAGAGGCCTTCCTGGAGGGTGTCTTCACATCCAAAACAGATTCCTG GTCTTTTGGGGTGCTGCTCTGGGAGATCTTCTCACTGGGCTACATGCCCTATCCTGGGAGCACCAACCAGGAGGTGCTGGACTTCGTCGTTGCAGGGGGCCGGATGGACCCTCCTAGGGGCTGCCCAGGGCCCGT GTACCGCATCATGACCCAGTGTTGGCAGCACCAGCCTGAGCTCCGCCCCAGCTTTGCCAGCATCTTGGAGCATCTTCAGTACTGCACTCAG GACCCGGATGTGCTCAATTCACCCCTGCAGATGGAGCTGGGGCCCACCCCAGAGGAGGAAGGGGCTTCTGGGCTGGGAAACAGGTCTTTGGAGTGCCTAAGACCGCCACAGCCCCAGGAACTGAGTCCAGAGAAGTTGAAAAGCTGGGGAGGTAGCTCTCTTGGCCCCTGGCTGTCCTCTGGCCTCAAGCCCCTCAAATCCAGGGGCCTCCAACCTCAGGACCTTTGGAATCCCACATATCGCTCCTGA